In one window of Penaeus monodon isolate SGIC_2016 chromosome 36, NSTDA_Pmon_1, whole genome shotgun sequence DNA:
- the LOC119595481 gene encoding glutamate receptor 4-like, translating to MTSSNNQSCVKITAFMQWPYMAVRGTADNLKVEGSIVEIHKIIFDKLGYCFSYVYLDYFRCPLAALLSGNADMSGVPVAITDEVTKGKMEHSVYVYADELSAMYRRPVLEADISGLFNTYTAYVWWLIIAASLGMLFCVWVMRLPRNALFKKYRGEAGRTDPDNGALSKTFCSTSNFFSTLAVMLAQSIPNEPRRAPARIAFAFWLLVTFVLASVYRSNVKAMLILPKVDLPFNDAEELADTGLPLKMTFRSLLHRSLLKAPPGSTLSRLLPRNDSIYFDMNFSTAFKEMRKGAPVIAASRTVIRNVMHDSFSKTGKCLAYVMTDNLIGMNYYSFVFPKGSPLKAQVDPLIVKLQQSGIMDYVVRKATANATECLKPPQSQYQHELRPLKLRDFYGVFLLHIGGIFVGLLAFLIELAWAKLVYPLMPQPNSRQT from the exons ATGACCAGCTCTAACAACCAGTCCTGTGTTAAGATTACTGCTTTTATG CAATGGCCCTACATGGCCGTCAGGGGAACCGCCGACAACCTGAAGGTGGAAGGAAGCATCGTGGAGatccataaaataatttttgacaaACTCGGTTACTG CTTCTCGTACGTGTACCTCGACTACTTCCGCTGTCCCTTAGCAGCTCTCCTGTCCGGG AACGCAGATATGTCTGGCGTTCCGGTAGCAATCACAGACGAGGTAACAAAGGGCAAAATGGAGCACAGTGTGTATGTTTACGCGGACGAACTGTCGGCAATGTATCGAAGGCCAGTGCTGGAGGCTGACATCAGCGGCTTATTCAATACTTACACTGCATAT gtCTGGTGGCTGATAATTGCTGCGTCTCTTGGCatgctgttttgtgtgtgggtcaTGCGGCTTCCTCGCAACGCTCTCTTCAAGAAATATCG AGGTGAGGCCGGACGGACGGATCCCGACAACGGTGCGCTGAGCAAGACATTCTGTTCCACGAGTAACTTTTTCTCGACTCTGGCAGTTATGCTGGCACAGT CCATCCCAAACGAGCCTCGGAGAGCTCCCGCCAGGATCGCCTTCGCCTTCTGGCTGCTCGTGACTTTCGTCCTCGCCTCCGTCTACCGCTCCAACGTCAAGGCCATGCTCATCCTGCCGAAGGTCGACCTGCCTTTCAACGACGCCGAGGAGCTGGCGGACACGGGCCTGCCGCTCAAGATGACCTTCCGAAGCCTGCTGCACCGGAGCTTGTTG AAGGCCCCGCCTGGCTCCACGCTCTCCCGTCTCCTGCCGAGAAACGACAGCATATACTTTGATATGAACTTCTCTACAGCATtcaaggaaatgaggaaaggggcGCCTGTGATTGCTGCTTCTCGCACAGTAATCCGAAACGTAATGCACGATTCTTTCTCGAAG ACTGGCAAGTGCCTGGCATACGTCATGACTGATAATCTTATTGGGATGAACTACTACAGCTTCGTGTTTCCAAAAGGATCGCCGCTGAAAGCCCAAGTAGACCCTCT GATTGTGAAACTTCAGCAGTCTGGCATCATGGATTATGTTGTCAGGAAAGCAACTGCAAATGCAACCGAATGCTTAAAACCTCCTCAGTCACAGTACCAGCACGAACTGCGACCTCTGAAACTACGTGATTTCTATGGAGTTTTTCTTTTGCACATTGGAG GAATATTCGTCGGACTTCTGGCTTTCCTGATAGAACTTGCCTGGGCAAAACTTGTTTACCCTCTGATGCCTCAACCAAACTCCCGTCAAACTTAG